The nucleotide sequence GCCGCGCCTCACCGGTTTCCAGCTCAACGCCTTCAGCCGGCATCTGCCGGAGACGCTGGTTGCACCGGCGCCCTAGACGCCCCAATTGAGGCAGAGGAAAGGACACTCGCCCGTGCCGACGCCGCACAAACCGTTCGAAACCTTGGCCGATCAACTGCCGATCGGCCGCGATCCGGCATCGGTTCGCCGCCGGCTGGAGGCGATGGAGGCGGTGCTCGAACGCTTGTTCGTCGTCCCGGGGATCAACCGGCCGGTCGGCCTCGATTCCATCCTCGGACTCGTGCCGGTGGTGGGCGACATCGTCACCGCCTCCATGGGCGCTTGGCTCGTCTGGGAGGCGCGGAACCTTGGCATGTCCAAGTTCCAGCTGGCG is from Sphingosinicella humi and encodes:
- a CDS encoding DUF4112 domain-containing protein; the protein is MPTPHKPFETLADQLPIGRDPASVRRRLEAMEAVLERLFVVPGINRPVGLDSILGLVPVVGDIVTASMGAWLVWEARNLGMSKFQLARMAGNVGIDAVLGAVPIVGDLFDFAFRSNSRNLRIIKRYLDKHHPGTIMVEGEAVAIDR